The genomic segment GTCAAGCACCGTATCGGCGTCGACGCGGTTGAAGAATACGGCTTCGTGCGCGATTTCGTCGGCACGGTCGCGGATGCTGGCTGCAACGTGTTCATCGTCCACGCGCGCAATGCAATTCTCAAAGGTTTGAGCCCGAAGGAGAATCGCGAGATTCCGCCGCTGAAATATGAATACGCCTATCAGTTGAAGCGCGAATTTCCGGAGTTGGAGATCATCATCAATGGCGGCATCAAGACGCTCGATGAAGTTGAAACCCATCTTCAACATGTCGACGGTGTGATGCTCGGGCGTGAGGCTTATCACAATCCCTATGTGCTGGCCGACGTCGACGCGCGCTTTTACGGTTCGACGGAAACGCCGCTGACCCGCGAGCAGGTCGAAGCGAAGCTGATCGAATATTGCGCGGCAGAAATGGCGCGCGGCACGTATCTTGGTGCCATCACGCGTCACGCGCTGGGTTTGTATCGCGGGGAAGCGGGTGCTCGTGGATGGCGTCGCGTGTTGTCCGATAGCAAGCGCCTTGCTGCGCGCGATCTGACCATTTTCGACGAAGCAAGACAGCATCTGCGCGAGCCGGTCGAAATTTTTGAATAAAGGGCTAGGCAAACGGATTTCTAGTTGGCATAATCTCGTTTCTTCACTGACTTGCAGGGTTTCTCGGCAACGAGATGCAAGCAAGTTAAGCAGATGTCAGTGGTGGCTGTAGCTCAGTTGGTAGAGTCCAGGATTGTGATTCCTGTTGTCGTGGGTTCGAGCCCCATCAGCCACCCCAAAGAATTCAGGTAGTAACGTGTTTGGCAAACGGCGTTGTGAGAAATCACAACGCCGTTTTTGTTTTGGCGCGGGTTCTTTGTGCGATTTCAATGAGGTTCAAGGCGAACCTGCAATTCGTCAGCTAATCAGGTTCGTGCACCTCACGCGCACTCTTCGCCGCCGACGACTCAATGT from the Paraburkholderia fungorum genome contains:
- the dusA gene encoding tRNA dihydrouridine(20/20a) synthase DusA; amino-acid sequence: MSSSHTPSPRRVSVAPMMDWTDRHCRSLHRVISRHTWLYTEMVTTGALLHGDVPRHLAFTPDEAPVALQLGGSEPADLARSAKLGEQWGYDEINLNCGCPSERVQRGAFGACLMNEPQLVADCVKAMRDVVSVPVTVKHRIGVDAVEEYGFVRDFVGTVADAGCNVFIVHARNAILKGLSPKENREIPPLKYEYAYQLKREFPELEIIINGGIKTLDEVETHLQHVDGVMLGREAYHNPYVLADVDARFYGSTETPLTREQVEAKLIEYCAAEMARGTYLGAITRHALGLYRGEAGARGWRRVLSDSKRLAARDLTIFDEARQHLREPVEIFE